From Dehalococcoidales bacterium, a single genomic window includes:
- the recO gene encoding DNA repair protein RecO, whose translation MTRPRNYQTEAIIIRKTKLREADHILTLYTPGLGKIQGVARGVRRPKSKLAGHLEMLTHSQVSLARGRNLDTITGSQTINGFLLLKTDLWLTSYGLYLIELVNQFTPEHVENPALFQLLLDTMHNLCQDVDRELTLRYFELKLLHEVGYRPQLQQCVACHQPLEPVTNYFSPSTGGVLCPDCRQTQPFTYPISVNALKVLRLLQGSDYDTANRLKLNAQLSRELETIMRSYLKHLLERDLKSAGWLDTLREQKAQT comes from the coding sequence ATGACCAGACCGCGTAACTACCAGACCGAAGCTATCATCATCAGAAAGACCAAACTGAGGGAGGCGGACCATATTCTCACCCTCTACACTCCCGGTCTGGGCAAGATTCAGGGTGTGGCCAGGGGCGTACGCCGCCCTAAGAGCAAGCTCGCCGGCCACCTGGAGATGCTCACTCACAGCCAGGTCTCCCTGGCGCGGGGACGGAACCTGGATACCATCACCGGCAGCCAGACTATCAACGGCTTCCTCCTCCTGAAGACTGATCTCTGGCTCACCTCTTACGGACTCTATCTCATCGAGCTGGTCAACCAGTTCACCCCCGAGCACGTTGAGAATCCTGCCCTCTTTCAACTTCTGCTCGATACCATGCACAACCTCTGCCAGGATGTGGACCGGGAGCTCACCCTGCGCTACTTCGAGCTCAAGCTCCTCCACGAGGTCGGCTACCGCCCCCAGCTACAGCAGTGCGTTGCCTGCCACCAGCCACTGGAACCGGTGACCAACTATTTCAGCCCCTCTACCGGCGGTGTCCTCTGTCCGGACTGTCGCCAGACCCAGCCATTCACCTACCCGATTTCCGTCAATGCCCTCAAGGTGCTGCGCCTGCTCCAGGGTAGTGACTACGATACCGCCAACCGCCTCAAGCTTAACGCTCAACTTTCCCGCGAACTGGAGACAATAATGAGGAGCTATCTCAAGCACCTCCTCGAGCGCGACTTGAAATCTGCCGGCTGGCTGGACACCCTGCGGGAACAGAAGGCTCAGACCTGA
- the recR gene encoding recombination mediator RecR — translation MNQGRIPAADAINRLVQELSKLPGIGPKSAQRITYYLLRAPREQTGLLADTIREVKQKITLCSVCYNVTDVDPCPLCLSEQRDRSTVCVVEQPQDILAIEHTGVYHGLYHVLHGAISPTEGVGSGDVRIRELTDRLQEGTIQEVILATNTNLEGEQTALYLNHVISPIGVRVTRLAHGLPFGTELEYADDTTLTRAIEGRQKL, via the coding sequence TTGAATCAGGGTCGCATACCGGCCGCTGATGCCATCAACCGGCTCGTCCAGGAACTGAGCAAGTTGCCCGGCATCGGGCCCAAGAGTGCTCAGCGCATCACCTACTATCTGCTACGCGCTCCCCGCGAACAGACCGGCCTCCTCGCCGACACCATACGGGAGGTCAAGCAGAAGATAACGCTCTGCTCCGTCTGCTACAACGTAACTGACGTCGACCCCTGCCCACTCTGCCTCAGCGAGCAGCGCGACCGCAGCACGGTCTGCGTCGTTGAGCAACCCCAGGACATCCTGGCAATAGAGCATACCGGCGTCTACCACGGCCTCTATCACGTACTCCACGGTGCCATCTCCCCGACCGAAGGCGTTGGCTCCGGTGATGTTAGAATCAGGGAGCTTACCGACCGTCTGCAGGAAGGTACCATACAGGAAGTCATCCTGGCCACCAATACCAACCTTGAAGGTGAACAGACCGCCCTCTACCTCAACCACGTTATTTCCCCCATCGGTGTCAGGGTTACCCGACTTGCCCATGGGCTCCCCTTCGGTACTGAGTTGGAATACGCCGACGATACCACGCTCACCCGGGCAATCGAAGGAAGGCAGAAGCTTTAG
- a CDS encoding YbaB/EbfC family nucleoid-associated protein: protein MNLSMINQARQLKAKLEEAQKELEKTEVQAEAGKGAVKVTANGQQKIVSISISPDAMDPEKPEQLEQLVLKAVRDAQAKSEKAAAKRMKGLTGGLKIPGLT, encoded by the coding sequence ATGAACCTTTCCATGATAAACCAGGCACGGCAACTCAAGGCCAAACTTGAAGAGGCCCAGAAGGAACTCGAAAAGACAGAAGTGCAGGCCGAGGCCGGAAAGGGCGCCGTCAAGGTCACCGCAAACGGTCAGCAGAAGATAGTATCGATATCTATCTCTCCCGACGCCATGGACCCGGAGAAGCCGGAGCAGCTAGAGCAACTGGTACTGAAAGCGGTACGTGACGCCCAGGCGAAATCAGAAAAGGCAGCCGCCAAGCGCATGAAGGGGCTGACCGGCGGCCTCAAGATACCGGGGCTGACTTAA
- the dnaX gene encoding DNA polymerase III subunit gamma/tau: MVTKNMTSQVFYRKWRPGTLAEVVGQEPITQTLLNALASGRISHAYLFCGPRGTGKTSTARALAKAVNCLTNGQGEACNTCDMCQAITEGRALDVIEIDAASNTGVDDIRSLREKVNYAPNEARYKVYIIDEVHMLSTAASNALLKTLEEPPAHVIFILATTESHKILPTIISRCQRFDFRRLSQQDIITKLTRICESEGITAEPEAVRLIARSATGSLRDAENLLQQMTTYYGSDIGFRQVQEVLGITGDRRTIELARHIINGDIPAGVATINNVNNDGLNLRQFNRELVEYLRALLLVKTGADESVDLTTEDLAELKGLATKASLAHVLKVVKTFGQLDIGLENHSALPLELAIVDCSLAPPAEEEKPARRPEPAPRPVQKTTPPPVTTAPTTRPPERKPAPSETPQPAVATSSPAAAPGSETERLRQDWRKVIEEAPLETRKTPALAILRSAGVQPVSVENDKVILSFKYPVFKEKLEDPENQRVVDSIISSFLGHPCRVQCVAEDNHLVKEALKLGAQIEDTEEV; this comes from the coding sequence ATGGTGACGAAAAACATGACTTCACAGGTCTTTTACCGTAAGTGGCGACCCGGAACACTGGCTGAGGTGGTCGGTCAGGAACCGATAACGCAGACCCTGCTCAATGCCCTTGCCAGTGGTCGCATTTCCCACGCCTATCTCTTCTGCGGTCCGCGTGGCACCGGCAAAACCAGCACTGCACGGGCCCTCGCCAAGGCAGTTAACTGCCTGACTAACGGCCAGGGTGAGGCGTGCAACACCTGCGACATGTGTCAGGCAATAACAGAAGGGCGTGCCCTGGATGTCATCGAGATTGACGCCGCCAGCAACACCGGAGTCGACGATATCCGCAGTCTCCGCGAAAAGGTCAACTACGCCCCCAACGAAGCCCGCTACAAGGTCTACATCATCGATGAAGTCCACATGCTGAGCACTGCGGCCTCCAATGCCCTGCTCAAGACACTGGAGGAGCCGCCGGCACACGTCATCTTCATCCTCGCTACCACCGAGTCCCACAAGATACTCCCCACAATCATCTCACGCTGCCAGCGTTTCGATTTCCGCCGTCTCTCCCAGCAGGACATCATCACCAAACTGACCCGAATCTGTGAGAGCGAAGGCATCACCGCCGAGCCGGAGGCGGTCCGCCTTATTGCCAGGAGCGCTACCGGAAGCCTGCGCGATGCCGAGAACCTTCTCCAGCAGATGACCACCTACTACGGTTCCGATATCGGATTCCGCCAGGTCCAGGAGGTCCTGGGCATTACAGGAGACCGGCGTACCATAGAGCTGGCCAGACACATCATCAATGGTGACATCCCCGCCGGGGTGGCCACGATAAACAACGTCAACAATGACGGCCTTAACCTGCGTCAGTTTAACCGTGAGCTGGTCGAATATCTCAGGGCGCTACTACTGGTCAAGACCGGTGCCGATGAATCGGTCGACCTCACCACCGAAGACCTCGCTGAGCTTAAAGGCCTGGCCACCAAAGCCTCGCTGGCCCATGTACTGAAGGTGGTCAAGACCTTCGGCCAGCTTGACATCGGTCTTGAGAACCACTCCGCGCTCCCCCTGGAGCTGGCTATTGTCGATTGCAGCCTGGCACCACCGGCCGAAGAAGAAAAGCCCGCCAGACGACCTGAACCAGCACCCCGTCCGGTGCAGAAGACCACACCTCCACCGGTAACCACTGCGCCAACCACCAGGCCACCGGAAAGAAAACCCGCGCCCTCTGAAACACCGCAGCCCGCAGTCGCCACCAGCAGCCCGGCAGCAGCACCGGGAAGCGAAACGGAACGACTACGGCAGGACTGGAGGAAGGTCATCGAGGAAGCCCCACTGGAGACCAGGAAAACTCCCGCCCTGGCCATCCTGAGAAGCGCCGGCGTTCAGCCGGTCTCTGTCGAGAATGACAAGGTAATCCTCTCCTTCAAATATCCGGTATTCAAAGAGAAGCTCGAAGACCCGGAAAACCAGAGAGTAGTCGATAGCATTATAAGCAGCTTTCTCGGGCACCCGTGCCGCGTACAATGCGTCGCTGAAGACAACCATCTCGTGAAAGAAGCGCTGAAGCTCGGTGCCCAGATTGAAGATACGGAGGAAGTATGA